The proteins below come from a single Xyrauchen texanus isolate HMW12.3.18 chromosome 1, RBS_HiC_50CHRs, whole genome shotgun sequence genomic window:
- the LOC127646773 gene encoding macrophage mannose receptor 1-like isoform X3 codes for MKFVQRILFTILLVGFPNFPLCSSRFYYIVNELKTWPDAQNYCRTYFYDLATFDSQAEQDQVVQTIVSQGYTDSVWTGIYDDRYSWRWSNVQKNATYTNWGNQQPDNYQGREPCTYMYSSGAWYDVPCTWYQYFLCYNATTNTTVLITLSKTWTDALKYCRQYHTDLAAIENQAQNEQLRLLNPNGFAVHIGLYRDTWKWSDQSIPLFSPWCPAEPNNYGGAEYCAKLSLSLSCWSDIPCTQNYRFVCSSAQKMQILRVQVQATSNLNINYFRSTFLQQFQQALRAHGLPNNTKVTLRTQPDGKIFHIKNVAIQKKVTQCPAG; via the exons atgaagtTTGTACAAAGGATACTTTTCACAATACTGTTAGTCG gatTTCCAAATTTTCCATTGTGCTCATCTCGTTTTTATTACATCGTCAATGAGTTGAAGACTTGGCCTGATGCTCAAAACTACTGCAGAACATACTTTTATGATTTAGCAACATTTGACAGCCAGGCAGAGCAAGATCAAGTTGTTCAAACAATTGTGAGCCAAGGTTACACGGATAGTGTTTGGACAGGCATATATGATGATCGCTACAGCTGGAGATGGTCCAACGTTCAGAAAAATGCAACATACACTAACTGGGGGAATCAACAACCAGACAATTATCAAGGAAGAGAGCCTTGTACTTACATGTATTCCTCAGGAGCTTGGTATGATGTGCCATGTACATGGTATCAATATTTCCTGTGTTATAATG CCACAACAAACACAACTGTCCTGATCACTCTGTCTAAAACTTGGACTGATGCTTTGAAGTACTGCAGACAGTATCACACAGATTTGGCTGCAATTGAAAATCAAGCTCAGAATGAACAACTCCGTCTGTTGAATCCAAATGGGTTTGCAGTTCACATTGGTTTATACAGAGACACCTGGAAGTGGTCGGATCAGAGTATCCCCTTATTCAGTCCTTGGTGTCCCGCTGAACCAAATAATTATGGAGGAGCAGAGTATTGTGCAAAACTGTCTTTGTCTTTGTCATGTTGGAGTGATATACCATGTACTCAAAACTACAGATTTGTCTGCAGCAGTG CACAGAAGATGCAAATACTGAGAGTGCAAGTGCAGGCAACATCGAAccttaatattaattattttagaagCACGTTTTTGCAGCAG TTCCAGCAAGCACTGAGGGCACATGGACTGCCGAACAACACCAAGGTGACACTGAGGACACAACCTGATGGAAAAATATTCCACATCAAGAATGTTGCAATCCAGAAAAAGGTCACACAATGTCCAGCTGGTTAA